Below is a genomic region from Pseudazoarcus pumilus.
TCCCACGGCGGCGCGCACCGCGACGCCGAGGCCCTAGCCTGGTTCGCGGCCGTATCCGTAGGTGGGGATGAGCGACGCGAATTCCGACTGGAGCTTGATGTTGCCGACGATCATTTACTGCCGCCCAGCAGCTCAGGACGCTCCGTGGCAAGCCAGTGCTCGAGGCCGGTCTTGATATCGGTGACGGAATGAATGAGTGCGTCGAGCTCGGCTTGGGAAGGCTCAAAGCTGCCGTCGTACAAACCTGCCGAACGCTTGCGACGAAATTGGTCGAGCACGCGAAGCTTTTCGCGGGGATAGCCTATCGTGAGATTGAGCGTCTGCAACGCCATGACATGGTGACCGCCTTTCGAATCCGGGCGCAGTCCACGCGCACGCAAGGCAACAAGACCGAGTTGCAGCAAGGCTTCGTAAGCGATATCAAACCGGCTTTCAGTGCTGATTTGCGTATTTTGCGAATCGAGAAGTTTCGTTGCGATGCGTGTCAGAAAGCGGCCAATCTCCTGCGCATCGGCTGGCTCTCTCTGCAGCCCTTTTCCGATCAGGTTGTCAAGCGTCATCGATTGCTCCCATCAGAACCAGAAGCTCGCCGGCAAGGACTGCATTGAGAAAGTTGTCGCCAGCCTGCCGCTTGGCGCGGAACTCATCCGGCGGATACAGCCGAACGCTGATCTCGCGGCCCAGTTCGTCTTCGAGCGGTGCGACCAGTTGCACGAGCAACTCGAAACCTATCTCGCCGACAACCAGCAGATCGACGTCACTGCGCCCATGACCGCCGCCCTTGGCCAGCGAGCCGTAGATCGCAGCAAATCGAATCTGCTCGGCGTAAGTGGCGAGGGCCGCCTTGATGCGCGCGGCCAGACCGCATGTCTTGCGAACGATTGCCTGCAGATCGACGAAGATCGGATGTGCAGTGTTCGCGCGATAGAGCACCCGATTGCCGTCGGGGATGCGGCGCACAAGATCAGCATCTACCAGCTGAGTGAGCTCGTGCTGCAACGCACCCGGGCTGACGCCCGTTTGACGGGAAAGCTCCCTGAGATACCAGGCGCGCTCGGGCTGGTCGAACAGGCATACAAGTACTGCCCGTCGTGTCTTGCCGAAAAGGGTCGAGGCAACGAGATCCATTTCGCTCTTAAATCAAGAACAATCGTTCCTGATTATAGAACAGCCGTCATCGAAAAAGACAGAGCTTGTCGGGTGCCCAGACGATGGGTGTGACCATGTCGGAATGCGCCTGTGGCGCATCGCCGATCTACGAAAGGTTCCGGAGCTTCGTGGCTTGTGCGCGCCTCAGATAATGGCCGGCAAGCCCTTGTCGGCGATGACGTTGAGCAGCTTGAGCGCCGGGCCGGACGGGCGCGTTTGACCCTGCTCCCATTTGCGCACGGTCGAGGCCGTGGTGTGCAGGTGAAGTGCGAACACCGGCTGGCTGAAGTGCAGCGCTTCACGCAAACGCTTGATGTCGTCCGCGTCGAACTCCCGCACCGGCGGCGGACAGATCGCGTCGAATTCGCGCATCGTCACCTTGCCGATCGCGCCCGCATCGTGCAATGCGGCCAGATCGCCGCGCAGCGATTCAATGATCTTGCTCGTCACAACACAGCTCCAGTAAAACGCCCGCCCGCAATGCCTTCACCAGGTCCTTTTCCGACAGCTCCAGAAATACCTTTCCTGCATATTGAAGTGCTCTCTTCTCGCCCGGTGTGATGTTCGCCTTGTCGCTTTTCGAGAACCCATGCAGGAACACATAACGATGACCGACACGGGCTGACAACAACGTACGGTAGCCGCCGCTCTTGCCGGCACCTGGACGACCTATCCGCTTCTTGTAGAGGTGGCCGCCCAAGTCTGCGTCTACCAGACCACGCTCCATTTCCCGGGCCGCCTTGCATAAGGTGTCATCGGAGAGTTTTTCGCCCGCTTGCCACCGCGCAAAGTTCTTCCGCTTGAAGACCATCATGTCCACTAGCCTTGATGAATATACCCGTAACGGGCATGTTTTGCCATCCCCGGCAAGCGGCAGTACCCGGCTACGACCGAGGGGCGGCACATGTGGTGCGCTGCGATCACGACTGGTGTGCGAGCGTGACACGCACGGGGTGGCCGCAGCCTGATGCCCATGCTTCAATTCCCGCCTTGAAGGCCTGCTTGGGGCCGGCGTCGCCGTGGATCAGGCGCACGTGGGCGGGCGGGTGACGCATACGGCGGATGAAGTTGAGCAGGTCGCGCTGGTCGGCGTGGGCGGAGTAGCCGCCGATGGTGCCTACACGGGCGCGGATGTCGACGCGGGCGCCGTCCAGCTCCACCCAGCCGCCGCGCGGACCGTAGCGGGCGATCGCGTGCCCCGGCGTTCCCGGCGCCTGGTAGCCGACGAACAGCACCGCATGACGCGGGTCGGGGAGCATGCGCTTGAGGTAGTTCACGACGCGCCCGCCGCTGGCCATGCCGCTGGCAGCGATCACCACGGCGGGACGGCCGGTGGTGGCGAGGTATTCGACCGTGCGCAGGTGTTCTTCGTGGCCGTCGACGGTGTAGAGATTGTCGAACGACAACGGATGGCGACCGCTGCGCAGGCGCCGGTGGGCCTCGGCGTCCCACCACGGCTTGAGTTCCCGGTAGGCCTCGGTGAAACGGGCCGCGAGCGGAGAGTCGACGATCACTTCCAGGTCGCGCCAGCGCGCGTTGCGCGCGGCGTGGACGAGCCCCTCCAACTCGTAGAGCAGTTCCTGCGTGCGCCCGATGCTGAAGGCGGGAACGATCACGGTACCGCCATTTTCCAGTGCGCGGTCGATGGCCGCCCTAAGCCGCGCGCGGCGTGTGCGCCTATCCTCGTGCCGACGGTCGCCGTAGGTACTTTCGATGACCAGCGTGTCCGCGCGCCACGGCGACTTGGGCGCGGGCAGCAGCGGCGCGTGCGGCGCGCCCAGATCGCCGGAGAATACCGTGCGATGCGTCCGGCCCTTGGAGCGATCGAGGCTGTCGACCTCGACATAGGCCGATCCCAGGATGTGACCCGCGCGCTGCAGCCGCACGCGAACGCGATGCCTCGCGTCGTCGACCAGCGCGTGCCAGCGGCGGTAATCCAGCGGCACCAGGCGCGTGCCGACCTCGTCGAGGAAGCGTCCGATCAGGGCCGCATCGCGCGTGAAGCCGACTTTCAGCGCATCCTCGATGACCAGCGGCAGCAACCGCGCCGAAGGCACGGAACACAGGATGGGACCGGCATAGCCAGCCGCCAGCAGATAGGGCAGACGGCCGATGTGGTCGATGTGCACATGCGTCACCACCAGTGCCAGCACATCATCGACAGGAAAACGGACGCGGTGCTGGTCGAGGCCATCCCCCCGGTCGGCGTCCTGCCCCTGGAACAGACCACAGTCGACGAGCAGAGAGCGGTCCGCGGAGAAACGCAGGCGATGGCAGCTGCCCGTCACACCATCGATGCCGCCGTGGTGGATGAGCTTTGGCCAGATGGTCGAATTGGACATGGCAGCATC
It encodes:
- a CDS encoding nucleotidyltransferase domain-containing protein, producing MDLVASTLFGKTRRAVLVCLFDQPERAWYLRELSRQTGVSPGALQHELTQLVDADLVRRIPDGNRVLYRANTAHPIFVDLQAIVRKTCGLAARIKAALATYAEQIRFAAIYGSLAKGGGHGRSDVDLLVVGEIGFELLVQLVAPLEDELGREISVRLYPPDEFRAKRQAGDNFLNAVLAGELLVLMGAIDDA
- a CDS encoding helix-turn-helix domain-containing protein, with the protein product MTSKIIESLRGDLAALHDAGAIGKVTMREFDAICPPPVREFDADDIKRLREALHFSQPVFALHLHTTASTVRKWEQGQTRPSGPALKLLNVIADKGLPAII
- a CDS encoding type II toxin-antitoxin system RelE/ParE family toxin codes for the protein MMVFKRKNFARWQAGEKLSDDTLCKAAREMERGLVDADLGGHLYKKRIGRPGAGKSGGYRTLLSARVGHRYVFLHGFSKSDKANITPGEKRALQYAGKVFLELSEKDLVKALRAGVLLELCCDEQDH
- a CDS encoding MBL fold metallo-hydrolase RNA specificity domain-containing protein, yielding MSNSTIWPKLIHHGGIDGVTGSCHRLRFSADRSLLVDCGLFQGQDADRGDGLDQHRVRFPVDDVLALVVTHVHIDHIGRLPYLLAAGYAGPILCSVPSARLLPLVIEDALKVGFTRDAALIGRFLDEVGTRLVPLDYRRWHALVDDARHRVRVRLQRAGHILGSAYVEVDSLDRSKGRTHRTVFSGDLGAPHAPLLPAPKSPWRADTLVIESTYGDRRHEDRRTRRARLRAAIDRALENGGTVIVPAFSIGRTQELLYELEGLVHAARNARWRDLEVIVDSPLAARFTEAYRELKPWWDAEAHRRLRSGRHPLSFDNLYTVDGHEEHLRTVEYLATTGRPAVVIAASGMASGGRVVNYLKRMLPDPRHAVLFVGYQAPGTPGHAIARYGPRGGWVELDGARVDIRARVGTIGGYSAHADQRDLLNFIRRMRHPPAHVRLIHGDAGPKQAFKAGIEAWASGCGHPVRVTLAHQS